Proteins encoded in a region of the Globicephala melas chromosome 1, mGloMel1.2, whole genome shotgun sequence genome:
- the MEX3A gene encoding RNA-binding protein MEX3A, which yields MPSLVVSGIMERNGGFGELGCFGGSAKDRGLLEDERALQLALDQLCLLGLGEPPAPTAGEDGGGGGGGAPAQPAAPPQPAPPPPPAAPPAAPTAAPAAQTPQPPTAPKGASDAKLCALYKEAELRLKGSSNTTECVPVPTSEHVAEIVGRQGCKIKALRAKTNTYIKTPVRGEEPVFMVTGRREDVATARREIISAAEHFSMIRASRNKSGAAFGVAPALPGQVTIRVRVPYRVVGLVVGPKGATIKRIQQQTNTYIITPSRDRDPVFEITGAPGNVERAREEIETHIAVRTGKILEYNNENDFLAGSPDAALDSRYSEAWRVHPPGCKPLSTFRQNSLGCIGECGVDSGFEAPRLGEQGGDFGYGGYLFPGYGVGKQDVYYGVAETSPPLWAGQENATPTSVLFSSASSSSSSSAKARAGPPGAHRSPAASAGPELAGLPRRPPGEPLQGFSKLGGGGLRSPGGGRDCMVCFESEVTAALVPCGHNLFCMECAVRICERTDPECPVCHITATQAIRIFS from the exons ATGCCTAGTCTAGTGGTATCTGgaataatggaaagaaatggGGGCTTTGGAGAACTAGGATGTTTCGGGGGAAGCGCTAAGGACCGAGGGCTGCTGGAAGACGAGCGCGCCCTTCAGCTGGCTCTCGATCAACTCTGCCTCCTGGGTTTGGGGGAGCCCCCCGCCCCCACGGCGGGCGAGgacgggggaggtggggggggcggCGCCCCCGCGCAGCCGGCCGCCCCCCCGCAgccggccccgccgccgccgcccgcggcGCCCCCGGCCGCCCCGACGGCGGCCCCCGCGGCGCAGACGCCCCAACCCCCCACCGCCCCCAAAGGGGCCAGCGACGCCAAGCTCTGCGCTCTCTACAAAGAGGCCGAGCTGCGCCTGAAGGGCAGCAGCAACACCACCGAGTGTGTACCCGTGCCCACCTCCGAGCACGTGGCCGAGATCGTGGGCAGGCAAG GCTGCAAGATTAAGGCTCTGAGGGCCAAGACCAACACCTACATCAAGACGCCGGTGCGAGGCGAGGAGCCAGTGTTCATGGTGACCGGGCGGCGGGAGGACGTGGCCACAGCCCGACGCGAAATCATCTCAGCAGCTGAGCACTTCTCCATGATCCGGGCCTCCCGCAACAAGTCGGGCGCCGCCTTTGGCGTGGCGCCTGCTCTGCCCGGCCAAGTGACTATTCGTGTGCGGGTGCCCTACCGCGtggtggggctggtggtgggCCCCAAGGGGGCAACCATCAAACGCATCCAGCAGCAGACCAACACGTACATTATCACGCCAAGCCGGGACCGAGACCCGGTGTTCGAGATCACCGGTGCTCCGGGCAACGTGGAGCGTGCGCGCGAGGAGATCGAGACGCACATCGCGGTCCGCACGGGCAAGATCCTCGAGTACAACAATGAAAACGACTTCCTGGCTGGGAGCCCCGACGCCGCGCTTGATAGCCGCTACTCCGAGGCCTGGCGGGTGCACCCGCCTGGCTGCAAGCCCCTCTCCACCTTCAGGCAGAACAGTCTGGGCTGCATCGGCGAGTGTGGAGTGGACTCTGGTTTTGAGGCCCCGCGCCTGGGCGAGCAGGGAGGGGACTTTGGCTACGGCGGGTACCTGTTTCCCGGCTACGGCGTGGGCAAGCAGGACGTGTATTACGGGGTGGCGGAGACTAGCCCCCCTCTCTGGGCGGGCCAGGAGAACGCCACGCCCACCTCGGTGCTCTTCTCTTccgcctcttcctcctcctcctcttccgcCAAGGCCCGCGCCGGGCCCCCGGGCGCGCACCGCTCTCCTGCCGCCTCTGCGGGGCCTGAGCTGGCAGGACTCCCGAGACGCCCGCCGGGAGAGCCGCTCCAGGGCTTCTCTAAACTTGGTGGGGGCGGCCTGCGGAGCCCTGGCGGCGGGCGGGATTGCATGGTGTGCTTCGAGAGTGAGGTGACTGCCGCACTCGTGCCCTGCGGACACAACCTCTTCTGCATGGAGTGTGCAGTACGCATCTGCG